Part of the Rubrobacter calidifluminis genome is shown below.
TCCACCAAGAGAGCGAACCTCCCGCGGAGAGGGTCACCCCCATCAGGTGGTAGGCACCGGGGACGGCGTGGCAGAAGGCGTGCACCCGCCCGGACGGGTCGGGTGTGAAGGTACCGGTGTGGGCGAAGAGGACCCCGCTCGTCCCGACCGACGAGCTCAGGATGCCCTCGCGCACCACCCCGACCCCGACGGCCGCGGCCGCGTTGTCCCCGCCCCCGGCGGCGACGGGGATGCCGGCGGGGAGGTTCGTCTGCTCCGCGGCTTCCCTCCGCAGCGTGCCGGTCTTCTCCGGGCCCTCGAAGACCTCCGGGAGCCAGGAGAGATCTATCTCGAGGGCATCGAGGATCTCTTCCGACCAGTCGCGCCGCTTCACGTCCAGAAGCAGGGTTCCTGAGGCGTCGGAGGCGTCGGTCGCGTACTCGCCGGTGAGCATGAGCCGGATGTAGTCCTTGGGCAGCAGGATGCGGGAGAGCCTCGCGTAGTTCTCCGGCTCCTCCTCACGCAGCCAGAGGATCTTCGGGGCCTGAAAGCCGGTGAGGGCGGGGTTGCCTGAGATCGCGATGAGCCGCTCCACCCCGACGTGCTCTGAGATCTCGCGGCACTGTCTCGCGGTTCTCTGGTCGTTCCACAGCAGGGCGGGACGGATGACGTGGTCGGCGCCGTCCAGAAACACCGAGCCGTGCATCTGGCCGGTTGGCCCGATCCCCAGGATCTCGTCCTCGACCCGCGCGGCGAGGGCACGCAGCGCATCTGTGGTCGCGTGCCACCAGTCCCCAGGGTCCTGCTCGCTCCATCCGGGACGGGGGCTCGCGAGCGGGTAGCCGGAACCCGCCTCGGCCACCACCTCTCCGGAGTCCGCATCTACCGCCAGCGCCCGCACGCCGCCGGTGCCGACGTCAACACCGATCAGAACACCCAAGGTGTCAGAGCCTCCTTCTTCAGGTTCGTCCCCGGCATTCTACGGCACGATGGCGACCTTTATCCCCTCACCGCTCGCGGATCTCTCTATGGCCTCCTTCGCCTCCGCGAGCGGGAAGCGGTGGGTCACCATCCCGTCGACCCGCACCCGACCGCTCTCGATCAGGCGCAGCGCGCTCTCGAAGTCCACCCGCCGGGAGTTGGAAGAGCCGGTGACCTCGAGCTCGTTGTAGTGGATCAGGTTCGCCTCGACCTCCGAGAGCCCCCTGCCGGCGAGCCCGGCGAAGACGTTGACCCTCCCTCCGGGCCGCGCGAGGCGCAGCGCGTCGTTCACCAGCTCGGGGATGCCGATGCAGACGATCACCGAGTCCGCCCCGAAGCCGTCGGTTGCCTGCGAGACCACCTCTTCGAGCTCTTCCCTGGTCGGGTCCACGGTGACGTGCGCCCCGAGGTCGGCGGCGAAGCGGCGGCGGGCTTCGGAGGGTTCGCTGACGATGACGGTGCGTGCCCCGGCGAGGAGGGCGAGCTGCAGGTGGAGCATGCCGATCGGACCGCTGCCGAGGATGACGACGACGTCGTCCACGCCTATCCGCGAGCGGCGGTGCCCGTTCACGCAGCAGGCGAGGGGTTCGGCGAGCGAGAGGTGCTCCGGAGGGACGTCCTCGCTCGCGGGGAAGAGGTTGCCCGCGGCGACGGCCTCGGCCGGGATGCGCACGTACTCGGCGAGCCCGCCGTCGGTGTCGTAGCCGAAGATGCGCGGCGAGAGGCAGGCGTTCTCCATCCCCCGCCTGCAGCAGGCGCAGCGGCCGCAGGAGATCACCGGGGCGAGGGCGGCGGGCTGCCCCTCCTCGTAGCCCCTGACGTTCCTCCCGACGCGCGCTATGTGGCCTGCGATCTCGTGCCCTATCACCGTGCCGGGCTTGACGCCTCGCTTCTTCTCGCCGCGCAGGATCCTCACGTCCGTCCCGCACACGGTGTTGGCCCCCACCTCGAGCAGTACCTCGTCGGGGCCTATCTCGGGGTTCTCCACCTCTCTGACTTCGAGCCTGCCCGGTCCTTCGAAGACCGCCGCGATCATTCTCTCTTTCCTCCCTTCTGCCGCCGTTTCGCCATCCGAAGCGCTCCCTGCCTTATGGGGTCCATCCCCGCACTGCATCACGCCCGGGCGGTCAGCCACCGGGGAGCAGCCGGTCTATCCTGTCGAGGACGTAGGTCGGGCGTTCGTGTTCCAGCGCCCGCTGCACGTCCTCGATGCCGCTGTCGCCGGTCAGGACGAGGGCGGAGTCCATGCCCGCGTCGGTGGCCATCTTTATGTCGGTGTAGAGCCTGTCCCCGACCACCAGGCATTCTCCCTGCTCGAGCCCCAGGGCGTCGAGCGCGGCCTCGAGCATCACCCTCGAAGGCTTGCCGGCGTTCAGCGTACACCTGGCCCCGGTCGACGCCTCTATCGCGGCGACGATGGCCGCGGCGTCCGGCTCGCCCCTCCCTCCCGGCAATGGACAGTAGCGGTCAGGGTTGGTGGTGACGAGCTCCGCCCGACCGTGGTACCAGATCGCATCGAAGGCTATCCTGAGCTTGCGGTAGTCGAAGGTGCGGTCGTAGGAGGCGACGACGACCTCTATCTCTTCGGGGTTCTCGGAGAGGTGAACCCCGGCTTCGCGCAACGCCCGCCGGAGCGGCTCCTCGGCTATGGGGAAGACGGCCGCTCCGGGGCGGTTCTCGACCAGCCAGCGGGTCATGGTCACGACGGTGTTCACTATCTCACGCTCCGGCGTCGGCAGCCCGAGGCGGGTGAGCTTCCCGGCGTACATCGCCGGGTCCCTGGTGGGGTTGTTCGAGAGGAAGACGAGGCGCCTCCCGAGCTCCCTGAGCCTCTCGACCAGCTCCTTTGCCCCCGGGAGCAGCTCGTCGCCGAGGTAGATCGTCCCGTCGAGGTCGAAGATGTAGCCTTCGTAGAGCTTCTCCGGCGGGTGCGGCGAGACCCCTGCGCTCACCCGCTCACCCCTTACGGATGGCTGTCGTTCGTGATCGCACTCCTTCAGGAGGATACAGCCTCAGGCGGTGAAAGTGTAGTAGGCGCCCGGCGAGGAAGAAGAATATGCCGTATGGGGGAGGCGCCTGGTCCGGCAGGGATATATGATGCACTTGTCGCGCGATAAGGGGTGTGCATGGTCCTCCAACGCCATCGGCCGGGGAAGGGAGCCGGTAGAGAGGTGCCCATCCTGATCCGGCTTCTCGGCGGGTTCGAAGTCGTCGTCGGCGGGCAGACCGTCGATGACGCAGCCTGGCGGCTGCGCAAGGCGGCGAACCTCGTCAAGCTGCTCGCGCTCGCGTCGGGGCACCGGCTGCACCGGGATCAGGTGACGGAGGTCCTCTGGACGGAGCTTGACGTGAGATCCCAGGCCAACAACTTCCACCGCGCCCTGCACTTCGCCCGCCGGGCGCTCGGGAGCGCCGGTGGGCGATCTTACCGGTCTCTGCAGTTGCGAGGAGGGGTGGTCTCACTGTGTCCGGACGGTTCGCTGCGGGTCGATGTCGAGGCGTTCGAGGGTGCTGCCGCCGTCGCCCGCCGCCTCCGGGAGCCCGCTGCCTACCGCCCGGCGCTCGACCTCTATGCGGGGGATCTCCTGCCGGAAGACCGCTACGAAGCCTGGACGGAGGAGAGGCGGGATGCTCTGCGCCGGCTGCGGGTCGAGCTGCTGCTGGAACTCGCTGCGCTGCACGAGGAGCGTGCGGAGTACGGCGACCAGATCGGGGTGCTCGAACTGGTGCTCCGCGAGGTGCCATACGAGGAGGAGGCCCACGCGGGGCTCATGCGTGCGTACGCGGCGGAGGGACGGCGCGGTGAGGCGCTCCTCCAGTATGAACGGCTCAGGCGGGTGCTCGCGGAGGGCCCCGGTATGTCTCCAGAGCCCACGACCCGGCTGCTCTACGAGAGGATAAGGTCCGGCGGGATGCCCGCTCCGTTGCTGCACGGCCGACCCCGGGGATCGCAGGGTGGTAATCGTGCGGCTCCCGTGCTGCACAACCTGCCGGCCCCTCTGACCAGCTTCATCGGCCGTGAGGCGGAAGTGCGGGAGATCGAGCGCCTCCTCGCGATGAGCCGCCTCCTGACCCTGACGGGGGCCGGTGGTTCGGGTAAGACGCGGCTCGCGCTGGAGGTGGCCCGGCGGGTGGCTACCCTCTACCCGGATGGGGTGTGGATGGTGGAGCTGGCCTCACTCTCCCGCCCTGCTTTCGTCGTGCAGGCGGTGGCGACGGCGCTTGGCGTGTCGGAGCGGGCTGGCCGTCCGGTGGAAGGGTTGCTCGAAGAACACCTGCGCGGTAAAGCCGTCCTCATCCTGCTGGACAACTGCGAGCATCTGGTGGAGGAGGCGGCCCGCCTGTCGAATGTCCTGCTCCGTGCCGGGGCGCGGACCAGGATTCTGGCGACCAGCCGGGAACCTCTGGGTATCCCCGGAGAGACTGTCTGGTCGGTGCCCACCCTCTCCCTGCCCCCGGCCGGTGAGGACGTAACCGTGGGGGAGCTCATGATCTCGGAGGCCGCACAGCTCTTCGTCGAACGTGC
Proteins encoded:
- the xylB gene encoding xylulokinase gives rise to the protein MGVLIGVDVGTGGVRALAVDADSGEVVAEAGSGYPLASPRPGWSEQDPGDWWHATTDALRALAARVEDEILGIGPTGQMHGSVFLDGADHVIRPALLWNDQRTARQCREISEHVGVERLIAISGNPALTGFQAPKILWLREEEPENYARLSRILLPKDYIRLMLTGEYATDASDASGTLLLDVKRRDWSEEILDALEIDLSWLPEVFEGPEKTGTLRREAAEQTNLPAGIPVAAGGGDNAAAAVGVGVVREGILSSSVGTSGVLFAHTGTFTPDPSGRVHAFCHAVPGAYHLMGVTLSAGGSLSWWREKLGRDFDELVEAASGVEPGAEGLLFLPYLSGERTPHLDPGARGAFVGLTIRHGVEHMTRALMEGVVFSLRDSLEILRSLGVGVEEIRATGGGARSPLWRSLQADIYGEEIVRTTSDEGPAYGAALLAGVASGAYGDVAEAVSRVRLRGEVTRPDPERARLYTEYYRIYRTLYEANREAMHALTQLAGGG
- a CDS encoding zinc-binding dehydrogenase, which codes for MIAAVFEGPGRLEVREVENPEIGPDEVLLEVGANTVCGTDVRILRGEKKRGVKPGTVIGHEIAGHIARVGRNVRGYEEGQPAALAPVISCGRCACCRRGMENACLSPRIFGYDTDGGLAEYVRIPAEAVAAGNLFPASEDVPPEHLSLAEPLACCVNGHRRSRIGVDDVVVILGSGPIGMLHLQLALLAGARTVIVSEPSEARRRFAADLGAHVTVDPTREELEEVVSQATDGFGADSVIVCIGIPELVNDALRLARPGGRVNVFAGLAGRGLSEVEANLIHYNELEVTGSSNSRRVDFESALRLIESGRVRVDGMVTHRFPLAEAKEAIERSASGEGIKVAIVP
- a CDS encoding HAD-IIA family hydrolase, yielding MSAGVSPHPPEKLYEGYIFDLDGTIYLGDELLPGAKELVERLRELGRRLVFLSNNPTRDPAMYAGKLTRLGLPTPEREIVNTVVTMTRWLVENRPGAAVFPIAEEPLRRALREAGVHLSENPEEIEVVVASYDRTFDYRKLRIAFDAIWYHGRAELVTTNPDRYCPLPGGRGEPDAAAIVAAIEASTGARCTLNAGKPSRVMLEAALDALGLEQGECLVVGDRLYTDIKMATDAGMDSALVLTGDSGIEDVQRALEHERPTYVLDRIDRLLPGG